The proteins below are encoded in one region of Halichoerus grypus chromosome X, mHalGry1.hap1.1, whole genome shotgun sequence:
- the GPR50 gene encoding melatonin-related receptor: MGPTLAVPTPYGCIGCKLPQPDYPPALIIFMFCAMVITIVVDLIGNSMVILAVTKNKKLRNSGNIFVVSLSVADMLVAVYPYPLMLHAMAIGGWDLSQLQCQMVGFITGLSVVGSIFNIVAIAINRYCYICHSLQYERIFSVRNTCIYLVITWIMTVLAVLPNMYIGTIEYDPRTYTCIFNYLNNPVFAVTIVCIHFVLPLLIVGFCYVRIWTKVLAARDPAGQNPDNQLAEVRNFLTMFVIFLLFAVCWCPINVLTVLVAVSPKEMAGKIPNWLYLAAYFIAYFNSCLNAVIYGLLNENFRREYWTIFHAMRHPILFLSGLITDVRETREARALARARARARDQAREQAHEQDCARASPAVEEMPMNARNVPLPGDAASGHPRPASGHSRSASAYRKSASGHHKSVFSHSKPASGHSKAASGHPKSATVYPKPASVHFKADSVHFKPASVHFKADSVHFKSASSHPKPVTGHHVPAGIHSKAAFSPATSHPKPTTGYIKPATTHPEPTTADNTEPAATSQPQPVIASHPEPAAAGHPDLSASCHPETTATGPFECDVTDLPEPVCSPASGSPESAASLLELAAAANLPDPTVTATTTNDSHKIVVIDVEADSDEMAV, translated from the exons ATGGGGCCTACCCTGGCAGTTCCCACCCCATACGGCTGCATTGGCTGTAAGCTGCCGCAGCCAGACTACCCACCAGCTCTAATCATCTTTATGTTCTGCGCAATGGTTATCACCATCGTCGTCGACCTGATCGGCAACTCCATGGTCATCTTAGCTGTGACAAAGAACAAGAAGCTTCGAAATTCTG GCAACATCTTCGTTGTTAGCCTCTCTGTGGCCGACATGTTGGTAGCCGTCTACCCCTACCCTCTGATGCTGCATGCCATGGCCATTGGGGGCTGGGATCTGAGCCAGTTGCAGTGCCAGATGGTTGGATTCATCACAGGGCTGAGTGTGGTCGGTTCTATCTTCAACATCGTGGCAATTGCCATCAACCGTTACTGCTACATCTGTCACAGCCTCCAGTATGAGCGGATCTTCAGTGTGCGCAATACCTGCATTTACCTGGTCATCACCTGGATCATGACCGTCCTGGCTGTCCTGCCCAACATGTACATTGGCACAATCGAGTATGATCCTCGCACCTACACCTGCATCTTCAACTACCTGAACAACCCTGTCTTTGCTGTGACCATCGTCTGCATCCACTTcgtcctccctctgctcatcgtGGGTTTCTGCTACGTGAGGATCTGGACCAAAGTGCTGGCAGCCCGTGACCCCGCTGGGCAGAATCCTGACAACCAGCTTGCTGAGGTTCGCAATTTTCTAACCATGTTTGTGATCTTCCTCCTCTTTGCAGTGTGCTGGTGCCCTATCAACGTGCTCACTGTCTTGGTGGCTGTCAGTCCGAAGGAGATGGCAGGCAAGATCCCCAACTGGCTTTATCTTGCAGCCTACTTCATAGCCTACTTCAACAGCTGCCTCAACGCTGTGATCTACGGTCTCCTCAATGAGAATTTCCGAAGGGAATACTGGACCATCTTCCATGCTATGCGGCACCCTATCCTGTTCCTCTCTGGCCTCATCACTGATGTTCGTGAGACTCGGGAGGCCCGTGCCCTGGCCCgtgcccgcgcccgcgcccgagACCAAGCCCGTGAACAAGCCCATGAACAAGATTGTGCCCGTGCCAGTCCTGCTGTGGAGGAAATGCCGATGAATGCCCGGAATGTTCCACTACCTGGGGATGCTGCCTCTGGCCATCCCAGACCGGCCTCTGGCCACTCCAGGTCTGCCTCTGCCTACCGCAAGTCTGCCTCTGGCCACCATAAGTCTGTCTTTAGCCACTCCAAGCCTGCTTCTGGCCACTCCAAGGCTGCCTCTGGTCACCCCAAGTCTGCCACTGTCTATCCTAAGCCTGCCTCTGTCCACTTCAAGGCTGACTCTGTCCATTTCAAGCCTGCCTCTGTCCATTTCAAGGCTGACTCTGTCCATTTCAAGTCTGCCTCCAGCCACCCTAAACCTGTCACTGGCCACCACGTTCCTGCTGGCATCCACTCCAAGGCTGCCTTCAGCCCTGCCACCAGCCACCCTAAACCCACAACTGGCTACATCAAGCCTGCAACCACCCACCCTGAGCCCACCACTGCTGATAATACTGAGCCTGCTGCCACCAGCCAACCCCAGCCAGTGATCGCCAGCCACCCTGAGCCTGCCGCTGCGGGCCACCCTGACCTTTCTGCCTCCTGTCACCCTGAGACCACCGCTACCGGCCCCTTTGAGTGTGATGTCACTGACCTCCCTGAGCCTGTCTGCAGCCCTGCCAGTGGGTCCCCCGAGTCTGCTGCCAGCCTGCTGGAGCTTGCCGCTGCCGCCAACCTTCCTGACCCCACTGTGACCGCCACTACCACCAATGATTCCCATAAGATTGTGGTTATTGATGTTGAAGCTGATTCTGATGAAATGGctgtgtga